A single Candidatus Chlamydia corallus DNA region contains:
- the sufB gene encoding Fe-S cluster assembly protein SufB, with translation MSESVKVFLEEREDYPYGFVTPIESEGLTRGLSEETIEEIADLRNEPQFIIDFRLQAYWHWKQLDEPAWARVHYDPIAYDDIVYFSSPKQQKPLGRLEDADPEILTTFKKLGIPLDEQKRLLNVENVAVDLVFDSVSIGTTFKESLEKAGVIFCSLSEAIQEHPSLVKKYLGSVVSYRDNFFAALNAAVFSDGSFVYVPKGVKCPMDISTYFRINNKEAGQFERTLIVVEDGGYVSYLEGCTAPAYSSNQLHAAVVELVAHKDAVIRYSTVQNWYSGDKKTGKGGIYNFVTKRGLCAGYRSKISWSQVEVGAAVTWKYPSCILKGDESVGEFYSVALTNGKMQADTGTKMLHIGRNTTSTVISKGISSDESKNTFRSLISLGKKAAHSSNYTQCDSMLIGKASGAYTDPKIVVENATSSIEHEATTSKLREDQLLYLRSRGLSPEEAVSLVIHGFCREIIEQLPLEFAQEASKLLLIKLENSVG, from the coding sequence ATGAGCGAATCAGTAAAGGTTTTTTTAGAAGAGCGTGAAGATTATCCTTATGGTTTTGTGACTCCCATAGAGTCTGAAGGATTGACACGAGGACTGAGTGAAGAGACAATTGAAGAAATTGCTGATCTACGTAATGAGCCTCAGTTTATTATAGATTTTCGTTTGCAAGCGTATTGGCATTGGAAGCAATTAGATGAACCTGCTTGGGCGCGCGTGCATTATGACCCCATAGCGTATGATGATATTGTCTATTTTTCATCTCCTAAACAGCAAAAACCCCTTGGACGTTTAGAAGATGCTGATCCAGAAATTTTAACTACCTTCAAAAAATTAGGCATACCTTTAGATGAGCAGAAGCGTTTGCTGAATGTCGAGAATGTTGCTGTAGATTTAGTTTTTGACTCGGTGTCTATTGGGACAACATTTAAAGAATCGTTGGAAAAGGCAGGGGTAATTTTTTGTTCTTTGAGCGAGGCAATTCAGGAACACCCAAGTTTAGTAAAAAAATATTTAGGTTCAGTTGTTTCGTATCGGGATAATTTTTTTGCTGCTTTGAATGCTGCCGTCTTTAGTGATGGCTCCTTTGTTTATGTTCCTAAGGGGGTGAAATGTCCTATGGATATTTCCACATATTTTCGGATTAACAATAAGGAAGCGGGCCAATTTGAACGTACACTCATTGTTGTAGAGGATGGCGGCTATGTGAGTTATCTTGAGGGATGTACGGCGCCAGCCTATTCTTCTAATCAGCTACATGCTGCAGTTGTTGAACTGGTTGCTCATAAGGATGCGGTCATAAGATATTCTACAGTTCAAAATTGGTATTCTGGGGATAAGAAGACGGGGAAAGGCGGGATTTATAATTTTGTAACTAAGCGGGGTTTGTGCGCAGGTTATCGTTCAAAAATCTCCTGGTCACAGGTTGAGGTTGGGGCTGCAGTTACATGGAAATATCCTAGTTGTATTTTAAAGGGCGATGAAAGTGTGGGAGAATTTTATTCCGTAGCTCTTACTAACGGGAAAATGCAGGCCGACACAGGAACCAAAATGCTACATATAGGAAGAAATACCACGTCAACGGTGATCTCCAAGGGAATTTCTTCTGACGAGTCCAAAAACACGTTTAGAAGTTTGATTTCTTTAGGGAAAAAGGCTGCGCATAGTAGCAACTATACCCAATGTGATTCCATGTTAATAGGCAAGGCTTCTGGAGCCTATACTGATCCGAAGATTGTAGTAGAAAATGCAACATCTTCGATTGAGCACGAAGCTACGACGTCAAAATTACGTGAGGATCAGCTGTTGTATTTACGTAGCCGGGGATTGAGTCCTGAGGAAGCAGTAAGCTTAGTGATACACGGTTTTTGTCGAGAAATTATAGAACAATTACCTTTAGAATTTGCTCAGGAAGCATCGAAGTTATTATTAATTAAGTTAGAAAATAGCGTGGGTTAG
- a CDS encoding penicillin-binding transpeptidase domain-containing protein: MKRPRKFPIYLSIAQKTNRLLSGIVVAFAVIALRLWYLGVVEHEQKLEEAYKPQIRVIPQYVERATICDRFGKILAANQLQYDVSIAYGAIRDLPTRAWCLDAYGNKQLIPVRKHYIACLSKFLAQELHLDPEVIEDAIHAKASVLGSVPYLVAANVSERTYLKLKMLSKDWPGLHVEAVVRRYYPQGSVASDILGYVGPISPQEYKRVTQELSKLRECVRAYEEGEDPKLPEGLASIDQVRALLESMESNAYSLNTLVGKMGVEAHWDSKLRGKIGKKPILVDRRGNFIQEMGGAVLEAPGSKLQLTLSTELQAYADALLLEYERTESFRSAKSLKKREKLPPLFPWIKGGAIIALDPNNGEILAMASSPRYRNNDFVNARVAEDSKAVRSSIYRWLENKEHIAEIYDRKVPLIREKRNPSTGLCYEELLPLTFDSFLDFLFPENSIIKLQLKRNSFVGQAIEIQNLVARLISLFSCEEVVCPSSAIFDAVFPNEEGHILMQEVISVQEQKWIAECLDKHRVDIQEIKEELDQVFNEFPANYDKILYTDMLRLIVDPARFSLSLPSNVYRLSLSEFVEIQGRYVVLRSAFASILQDAFNEVHFKSWRKTQFPQYLAVKRQEEALRKQRYPTPYVDYLEEEKTRQYKMFCQEHLDAFLAYLFAKTPCKEGLQSYYDILDLWVKELDGGAHRALSWHEHYLFLKERLPNLSQDLCALFSTFREFNELQRPLLGKYPITIIKNKTQTEQDLAAAFYPVYGYGYLRPHAYAQAATLGSIFKLVSAYSVLSQRILWGHSEDPMNPLVIIDKNSFGYKSSRPHVGFFKDGTPIPTFFRGGSLPGNDFLGRGFIDLVSALEMSSNPYFSLLVGEGLADPEDLLDAASLFGFGEKTGLGLPGEYAGRVPHDLAYNRSGLYATAIGQHTLVVTPLQTAVMLASLVNGGVVYVPKLLLGEWEGERFCPLSPKKKRTIFMPDSVVALLKTGMRNVIWGQYGTARAIQSQFPSQLLSRIIGKTSTAESIMRVGLDREYGTMKMKDVWFAAVGFADQELSLPKIVVIVYLRLGEFGRDAAPMAVKMIDMWEKIQQREKF; encoded by the coding sequence ATGAAACGACCTAGAAAATTTCCTATTTATCTTTCTATTGCTCAAAAGACCAACAGATTATTGTCTGGGATTGTCGTAGCATTTGCTGTGATTGCATTGCGCTTGTGGTATCTTGGTGTTGTTGAACATGAACAGAAGTTAGAAGAGGCATACAAGCCACAGATTCGAGTGATCCCTCAATATGTTGAAAGAGCAACTATTTGCGATCGTTTTGGGAAGATATTAGCTGCAAATCAATTACAATATGATGTGAGTATTGCTTATGGCGCGATTCGTGATTTGCCTACTCGAGCTTGGTGTCTAGATGCGTATGGAAATAAACAACTCATTCCCGTGCGTAAGCACTATATTGCTTGTTTATCTAAGTTTTTAGCTCAGGAATTGCATTTAGATCCAGAGGTGATAGAAGATGCCATTCATGCCAAAGCTTCTGTATTAGGTTCCGTTCCTTATTTAGTGGCTGCAAATGTTTCTGAGCGTACCTATTTGAAACTTAAAATGTTATCTAAAGATTGGCCTGGGTTGCATGTAGAGGCTGTAGTTCGTCGTTATTATCCTCAAGGAAGCGTGGCTTCAGATATTTTAGGTTATGTAGGACCTATTAGTCCTCAAGAATATAAGAGAGTCACCCAGGAATTGAGTAAGTTACGTGAGTGTGTGCGTGCCTATGAAGAGGGTGAAGATCCTAAGTTGCCTGAAGGACTAGCGAGTATAGATCAGGTGCGTGCTTTATTAGAGTCTATGGAGAGCAACGCCTATAGTTTAAATACTTTAGTAGGAAAAATGGGAGTGGAGGCTCATTGGGATTCAAAATTACGTGGTAAGATCGGGAAAAAACCCATTTTAGTAGATCGTCGTGGCAACTTTATTCAAGAAATGGGGGGCGCTGTTTTAGAGGCCCCTGGAAGTAAATTGCAGTTAACTTTGTCTACAGAGCTACAAGCTTATGCCGATGCGTTGCTTTTAGAATACGAAAGAACCGAATCTTTTCGAAGTGCCAAGTCTTTGAAGAAGCGAGAGAAGCTTCCTCCTTTGTTTCCTTGGATTAAGGGAGGAGCCATCATTGCGTTAGATCCTAATAATGGAGAAATTTTAGCAATGGCTTCTTCTCCTCGTTATCGTAACAATGATTTTGTGAATGCGAGGGTAGCTGAAGATTCTAAAGCAGTGCGATCGTCTATTTATCGATGGTTAGAAAATAAAGAGCATATTGCAGAAATTTATGATAGAAAAGTACCTCTAATTAGGGAAAAAAGAAATCCTAGTACGGGGTTGTGTTATGAAGAACTTCTGCCGTTAACCTTTGATTCCTTCCTAGATTTTCTTTTTCCTGAAAACTCTATTATTAAATTGCAGTTAAAAAGAAATAGTTTTGTAGGACAAGCGATAGAGATTCAAAACTTGGTAGCTCGTTTGATTTCTTTATTTTCTTGCGAAGAAGTCGTGTGTCCTAGTTCAGCTATTTTTGATGCTGTTTTTCCTAATGAAGAAGGGCATATCTTAATGCAAGAGGTCATTTCTGTTCAGGAACAGAAATGGATAGCGGAGTGCTTGGATAAACATAGGGTAGATATTCAAGAGATTAAGGAAGAACTAGACCAGGTCTTTAATGAGTTTCCTGCAAACTACGATAAGATTTTATATACCGATATGCTTAGGCTGATTGTAGATCCAGCTCGTTTTTCTCTTTCACTTCCTTCAAATGTCTATAGGTTATCGTTATCTGAATTTGTAGAGATTCAAGGACGTTATGTAGTGCTCCGTTCTGCGTTTGCTAGTATTTTGCAAGATGCGTTTAATGAGGTACATTTTAAGTCGTGGCGTAAGACTCAATTTCCTCAATATCTTGCTGTTAAACGTCAAGAAGAAGCGTTAAGGAAGCAGCGTTATCCTACGCCTTACGTAGATTACTTGGAGGAAGAGAAAACAAGACAATATAAAATGTTCTGCCAAGAACATTTGGATGCATTTCTTGCCTATTTGTTTGCTAAGACTCCTTGTAAGGAAGGCCTACAATCTTATTATGATATTTTAGATTTATGGGTAAAAGAATTAGATGGCGGAGCACATAGAGCTTTATCTTGGCACGAACATTACCTTTTTCTAAAAGAGCGTTTGCCCAATCTTTCACAAGATCTTTGTGCGCTTTTTTCTACATTTCGTGAATTCAATGAATTGCAGCGTCCTCTATTAGGAAAATATCCTATAACGATTATAAAAAATAAGACGCAGACGGAACAAGATTTAGCTGCTGCTTTCTATCCCGTATACGGATACGGATACCTACGTCCACATGCCTATGCGCAAGCAGCTACCTTAGGTTCTATTTTTAAGTTAGTATCTGCTTATTCTGTGTTATCTCAGCGGATCTTATGGGGACATAGTGAGGATCCTATGAATCCCTTAGTAATTATTGATAAAAATTCGTTTGGATATAAGAGTTCACGGCCTCACGTAGGCTTTTTCAAAGATGGCACACCGATTCCTACGTTTTTCCGAGGAGGAAGTCTGCCAGGAAATGATTTTCTAGGGCGAGGCTTTATTGACTTAGTCTCAGCATTAGAGATGTCGAGCAACCCCTACTTCTCTTTATTGGTAGGAGAAGGTCTTGCTGATCCCGAAGATTTATTAGACGCGGCTTCTTTGTTTGGTTTTGGTGAGAAAACGGGTTTAGGGCTTCCAGGAGAATATGCGGGTAGGGTGCCTCATGATTTGGCTTATAACCGTTCGGGTTTATACGCAACCGCTATTGGACAGCATACTCTTGTTGTAACTCCTTTACAGACTGCGGTTATGTTAGCTTCTTTGGTCAATGGAGGTGTTGTTTATGTTCCTAAGTTATTACTTGGGGAGTGGGAGGGGGAACGTTTTTGTCCTCTCTCTCCTAAGAAGAAACGAACGATTTTCATGCCTGATTCTGTTGTTGCATTGCTTAAGACTGGCATGCGCAATGTGATTTGGGGTCAATATGGCACAGCTCGGGCAATACAAAGTCAATTTCCTTCGCAACTTTTATCTCGTATTATTGGGAAGACGAGTACAGCAGAATCCATTATGCGTGTGGGGCTGGATCGGGAATACGGTACTATGAAGATGAAAGATGTCTGGTTTGCTGCGGTGGGTTTTGCTGATCAGGAATTGTCTCTTCCTAAGATAGTAGTGATTGTTTATTTACGTTTAGGAGAGTTCGGTCGAGATGCTGCTCCTATGGCAGTAAAAATGATTGATATGTGGGAAAAAATTCAACAAAGAGAAAAATTTTAA
- the sufC gene encoding Fe-S cluster assembly ATPase SufC: MLKIEHLHASCNDVKILDDFSLHIQPGTMHVIMGPNGAGKSTLAKILAGDESVLVSSGGIVLQEKNLLSMLPEERSREGLFIGFQMPPEIPGVNNKMFLRDAYNARRRVNQEEDISIDEFNTLLSTVLETYECNTIDLFLDRNVNEGFSGGERKRNEICQMLVLEPEMVLLDEPDSGLDVDALRLICRVLEKYRELHPSSAMCIVTHNPKLSNLISPDFVHLLLDGRIALSGDVSLMRELEEKSYQEVIGRVAWR; the protein is encoded by the coding sequence ATGTTAAAAATAGAGCACTTACATGCCAGCTGTAATGATGTGAAGATTCTAGATGATTTCAGTCTTCATATTCAACCTGGAACCATGCATGTTATTATGGGACCTAATGGGGCTGGAAAATCTACTCTTGCTAAAATTTTGGCTGGAGATGAGAGTGTCTTGGTATCTTCGGGTGGGATTGTACTGCAAGAGAAAAATTTGCTTTCTATGTTGCCAGAAGAGCGTTCTAGAGAGGGGTTGTTTATTGGATTTCAAATGCCTCCAGAGATTCCTGGAGTAAATAACAAGATGTTTTTGCGAGATGCCTACAACGCCCGTCGTCGTGTGAATCAGGAAGAAGACATTTCTATTGATGAGTTTAACACTCTTCTTTCAACTGTATTAGAAACATACGAGTGCAACACTATAGATTTATTTTTAGATAGAAATGTCAACGAAGGTTTTTCTGGAGGAGAAAGAAAGCGCAACGAGATTTGCCAGATGCTAGTTTTAGAACCTGAAATGGTCCTTTTAGATGAACCTGATTCTGGTTTAGATGTAGATGCATTGCGTTTGATCTGTAGAGTATTGGAGAAATATCGAGAATTACATCCTAGCAGTGCCATGTGTATTGTAACTCATAACCCTAAGTTAAGTAATCTCATTAGTCCTGATTTTGTTCATCTTCTATTAGATGGTCGCATAGCACTTTCAGGAGATGTCTCTTTGATGCGTGAATTAGAAGAAAAAAGTTACCAAGAGGTGATTGGGCGTGTTGCGTGGAGATAG
- a CDS encoding tetratricopeptide repeat protein, whose amino-acid sequence MEEAAKHLAKEFLCSGINFFLNGEYEQAEKRLKETLELDSTAALAYCYLGIIALETGRVPEALDWCSKGLESEPGDSYLRYCYGVALDRGNQYEAAVEHYNAYVALHPDDVECWFSLGSVYHRLKRLQEALECFDKILGLDPWNPQSLYNKAVILFEMDNEAESVRLLEVAVGKNPLYWKAWVKLGFLLSRSKRWDKATEAYERVVQLRPDLSDGHYNLGLCYLTLDKTRLALKAFQEALFLNAEDADAYFYVGLAHMDLKQMQKAYEAFNSALSINLEHERAHYLLGYLHHMQGEADKATKELLFLQKKDSMFAPLLQKTVTSDPSSLHFERRLDAIS is encoded by the coding sequence ATGGAAGAAGCTGCTAAACACTTGGCAAAAGAATTCCTCTGTTCAGGAATTAACTTTTTTCTAAACGGTGAATATGAGCAAGCAGAAAAAAGATTAAAAGAAACTTTAGAATTAGATTCTACAGCAGCACTAGCTTATTGTTATTTAGGGATTATTGCTTTAGAGACTGGAAGAGTGCCAGAAGCTTTGGATTGGTGTTCTAAGGGTTTAGAATCGGAACCTGGGGATAGCTATCTGCGTTATTGCTATGGTGTAGCGTTAGATCGGGGGAACCAATATGAAGCAGCTGTGGAACACTATAATGCGTACGTTGCTTTGCATCCCGATGATGTCGAGTGTTGGTTTAGCCTTGGAAGTGTTTATCATCGTTTGAAGAGACTCCAAGAAGCTCTAGAGTGTTTTGATAAGATCCTCGGACTGGATCCTTGGAATCCGCAAAGTTTATATAATAAGGCGGTTATTCTTTTTGAAATGGACAATGAAGCAGAGTCCGTTCGCTTACTTGAAGTTGCTGTAGGGAAAAATCCCTTATATTGGAAAGCCTGGGTAAAGTTAGGGTTTTTGCTTTCTCGAAGCAAACGGTGGGATAAAGCCACGGAGGCTTATGAACGTGTTGTTCAGCTACGGCCTGATTTATCTGATGGTCATTATAATTTAGGTTTGTGTTACCTCACTTTAGATAAAACGCGGCTGGCTTTGAAAGCTTTTCAAGAAGCATTGTTTCTGAATGCTGAAGATGCTGATGCTTATTTTTATGTGGGACTTGCTCATATGGATCTTAAGCAAATGCAAAAAGCTTACGAGGCATTTAATAGTGCGTTGTCTATTAATTTAGAACATGAGCGTGCACACTACCTTCTGGGCTATTTACACCATATGCAGGGAGAAGCAGATAAAGCAACAAAAGAACTTCTATTTTTGCAAAAGAAAGACTCTATGTTTGCTCCGTTATTGCAAAAGACTGTGACATCGGATCCATCCTCATTGCATTTTGAAAGGCGTTTGGATGCTATTTCTTAA